The following are encoded in a window of Sulfitobacter sp. S190 genomic DNA:
- a CDS encoding CbtB domain-containing protein, whose product MKTQVKAVAASRSAALPALFVGVLGVALITLTGHLQAATLHDAAHDMRHATGFPCH is encoded by the coding sequence ATGAAAACACAAGTCAAAGCAGTCGCCGCCAGCCGCAGTGCCGCTCTTCCCGCCCTGTTCGTGGGTGTTCTGGGCGTTGCGCTGATCACGCTGACAGGCCACCTGCAGGCCGCCACGCTGCACGACGCCGCACACGACATGCGTCACGCAACCGGCTTTCCCTGCCACTAG
- a CDS encoding metal ABC transporter permease, whose amino-acid sequence MDTLLQPFQFAFMNNAFAIMAIISVPTSLLSCYLVLKGWSLMGDAISHAVLPGVVLAYLIGIPLIVGAFVAGMACALATGFLAENSRIKQDTVMGIVFSGMFGFGIVLYTKISTDMHLDHILFGNMLGVGSTDLWTAGLIAAFVAVIVLAKRRDLMLHAFDPVQAQAVGLRVGWLHYGLLALISLTIVATLSAVGIILSIGLLIAPGAIAFLFTRQFAHMLPVAVMVTLCAGVLGVYASFYLDSAPAPTIILILTAIFIAAFIRSSLRKRPGTLA is encoded by the coding sequence ATGGACACGCTGCTGCAACCCTTCCAGTTTGCGTTCATGAACAACGCGTTTGCGATCATGGCGATCATCTCGGTCCCCACCAGCCTGCTGTCGTGCTATCTGGTGCTCAAAGGATGGTCGCTGATGGGTGACGCCATCAGCCACGCGGTTCTGCCCGGTGTCGTGCTGGCCTACCTCATCGGCATCCCGCTGATCGTCGGCGCGTTTGTGGCCGGCATGGCCTGCGCGCTGGCCACGGGGTTCCTCGCGGAAAACAGCCGCATCAAACAGGATACGGTGATGGGCATCGTGTTCTCGGGCATGTTCGGCTTCGGCATCGTACTCTATACGAAAATCAGCACCGATATGCATCTCGATCACATCCTGTTCGGCAATATGCTGGGCGTTGGCAGTACCGATTTGTGGACGGCAGGCCTGATCGCCGCGTTTGTCGCGGTGATCGTGCTCGCTAAACGACGCGATTTGATGCTGCATGCCTTCGATCCGGTACAGGCACAGGCAGTCGGTTTGCGGGTCGGTTGGCTGCACTACGGGCTGCTGGCCCTCATTTCGCTGACCATCGTGGCCACTCTGTCGGCTGTCGGGATCATCCTGTCGATCGGGCTGCTGATCGCGCCCGGCGCGATCGCGTTTCTCTTTACACGGCAATTTGCGCATATGCTGCCGGTCGCGGTCATGGTCACGCTTTGTGCCGGTGTGCTGGGGGTCTATGCCAGCTTCTATCTCGACAGCGCCCCCGCGCCGACAATCATCCTGATCCTCACGGCAATCTTCATCGCGGCATTCATCCGCAGCAGCCTGCGCAAACGCCCCGGTACCCTGGCCTGA
- a CDS encoding CbtA family protein has protein sequence MLSKLLTSALFAGAAAGLFAGLLQLIFVQPVLLHAELYESGALVHFGGQAVSAHPELPGFDPVRDLLSIAFTMITYTGYALILVGLMLLAEERGATIDARTGIIWGVAGFVAAHFAPGFSLAPEVPGVAAADVGARQVWWFATVAAAAIAMWLLAFGRNWTLWGVAVILLLAPHLVGAPEPDSFTGPVPTEIGALFAARAFGVGLAAWVLTGMFAAYFLDKEQRRTA, from the coding sequence ATGCTTTCCAAACTGCTGACCAGCGCGTTGTTCGCTGGTGCTGCTGCGGGCTTGTTCGCCGGTCTGCTGCAGTTGATCTTTGTTCAGCCCGTGCTGTTGCACGCCGAGCTGTACGAAAGCGGTGCGCTTGTCCACTTCGGCGGTCAGGCGGTGTCTGCCCATCCTGAACTGCCGGGCTTCGATCCCGTACGCGATCTGCTCAGCATCGCCTTCACGATGATCACCTACACCGGCTACGCGCTGATCCTCGTGGGTCTGATGCTGCTGGCCGAAGAACGTGGTGCGACCATCGACGCACGCACCGGGATCATCTGGGGCGTCGCGGGCTTTGTCGCGGCCCATTTCGCACCGGGCTTTTCGCTGGCACCCGAAGTGCCGGGTGTGGCTGCCGCCGATGTGGGCGCGCGCCAGGTCTGGTGGTTTGCCACCGTTGCCGCCGCCGCCATCGCCATGTGGCTGCTGGCGTTCGGGCGCAACTGGACCCTCTGGGGCGTGGCGGTGATCCTGCTGCTGGCGCCGCACCTCGTGGGCGCCCCCGAACCCGACAGCTTTACCGGCCCCGTGCCGACCGAAATCGGCGCCCTCTTTGCGGCGCGGGCGTTTGGCGTGGGTCTGGCGGCTTGGGTACTCACGGGCATGTTTGCCGCCTATTTTCTGGACAAGGAGCAGCGCAGGACCGCCTGA
- the cobN gene encoding cobaltochelatase subunit CobN, whose protein sequence is MHVVFRESHGLEDTETPFDPQQTPADLVVLSFSDSDLGAFAAGWHRADGSLPTLRLCNLTALRHPASVDNYVDATLTGAKGILIRLIGGENYWPYGIMQVQDFARRNGIALAVLPADGREDPALDAHSTLPISTLRRLQHLCDAGGAVAAQAALAQMALAAGLYAGPVLGAKTVPDCGFYDPDKGILPFLDAHGDTVAVTFYRSYLTSADTAPIDALIRQLRARGYNAVGLFAPSLKSPVARDFLPSALKQLDPVAIVNATAFSGKGTDGTSPLDTTGCPVFQVALSTARKKEWADSERGLSPADLAMHVVLPEVDGRLFTGVVSFKAPERKDPDLQYSRFSHRAQDDRITAVVDRIDGWQRLARTEPDKRKIALVLSTYPGREDQIAHAVGLDALASAEDMLLTLAHAGYAVQPTIGFGKSLTQTHIDWPVADYRAALETLPQTLRDYLHTAWGDVADDPMVQDGAFRFPAQACGNALVALQPERGAIAARDTDYHDLARVPRHSYVAFYLWLRAQGHHALVHIGAHGTLEWLPGKAVALSDECWPEVLTRDLPVIYPFIVNDPGEAAQAKRRIGAVTLGHVPPPLKDSETPDALIRLERLLDEYSTADGLDPARRDRLVQTIRDEAKSAGVETDLGLTADACEAEAITRIDRFVCDIKESQYGDGLHIYGTADGETDGLLTALDGRRVAAGPSGSPYRGRSDVLPTGRNLFSVDPRAVPSRAAYAQGVKLAEELLRRHLQDNGDWPRGLVIDLWGSATMRTAGEEVAMAMHLAGIAPKWDDGSERVSGFDVLPLTVLDRPRIDVTLRISGLFRDVFPNLGGLFEAATTALADREEAADMNPYKIQASRVFGPKPGLYGLNMDAALQDYSDAGRSAAGEAWLKGSEWALDAKGGAHHDRAGLETRLRQADGFAHMQDLTETDVLLSSDYATHEGGFAAAMAHLGAETPAMYHVDSTRVGAPRARSMPEEIARVVRARAANPDWANGMMRHGFRGGAEIAATLDNMAAFAHLTRAVPAHLFDLYYDATLGRDDLIAFLETENPVALAEMRARFAALRDAGLWVTRRNSISAALEAAE, encoded by the coding sequence ATGCACGTCGTCTTCCGTGAAAGCCACGGGCTCGAGGATACCGAGACCCCATTCGATCCGCAGCAAACGCCTGCGGATCTTGTGGTGTTGTCGTTCTCCGACAGTGACCTTGGCGCTTTTGCGGCGGGCTGGCACCGCGCGGACGGATCGCTGCCCACCTTGCGGCTGTGCAACCTGACGGCGCTGCGGCATCCGGCGTCAGTCGACAACTACGTGGATGCGACCCTGACAGGGGCCAAAGGCATCCTGATCCGGCTCATTGGCGGCGAAAACTACTGGCCCTACGGCATCATGCAGGTGCAGGATTTCGCGCGCCGCAACGGCATCGCACTGGCGGTTCTGCCCGCCGACGGGCGCGAAGACCCCGCGCTCGACGCCCATTCGACCCTGCCCATTTCAACGCTGCGGCGGCTGCAACACCTGTGCGACGCGGGCGGCGCCGTCGCGGCACAGGCGGCACTCGCGCAAATGGCGCTGGCAGCAGGGCTCTACGCAGGCCCGGTGCTGGGCGCAAAAACCGTCCCCGATTGCGGCTTTTACGACCCTGACAAAGGCATATTGCCGTTTCTCGATGCGCATGGCGACACCGTCGCGGTCACGTTCTACCGCAGCTACCTGACCTCCGCCGACACCGCGCCCATCGATGCGCTGATCCGGCAACTGCGCGCGAGGGGCTACAATGCCGTCGGCCTGTTCGCCCCCTCTCTGAAATCCCCGGTCGCGCGTGATTTTCTGCCCTCCGCGCTCAAACAGCTTGATCCCGTGGCCATCGTCAACGCGACCGCCTTTTCGGGTAAAGGCACCGATGGGACGTCCCCGCTCGATACCACCGGCTGCCCCGTGTTTCAGGTGGCCCTGTCTACCGCGCGCAAGAAAGAATGGGCCGACAGCGAACGCGGCCTGTCGCCCGCCGATCTGGCCATGCACGTGGTTCTGCCAGAGGTGGACGGAAGGCTGTTTACGGGCGTCGTCAGCTTCAAGGCGCCGGAACGCAAAGACCCCGATTTGCAATACTCGCGCTTTTCGCACCGCGCCCAGGACGACCGGATCACCGCCGTCGTTGACCGGATCGACGGGTGGCAACGTCTGGCCAGAACAGAGCCTGACAAACGCAAAATCGCCCTCGTTCTGTCCACCTACCCCGGCCGCGAGGATCAGATCGCGCATGCGGTGGGCCTCGACGCGCTGGCCAGCGCCGAAGACATGCTGCTGACACTGGCGCATGCCGGATACGCGGTGCAGCCCACAATCGGCTTTGGCAAATCGCTGACGCAGACGCATATCGACTGGCCTGTCGCGGACTACCGTGCCGCGCTCGAAACGCTGCCGCAAACCCTGCGCGATTATCTGCACACCGCATGGGGTGACGTGGCCGACGATCCGATGGTGCAGGACGGGGCGTTTCGGTTCCCCGCGCAGGCCTGCGGCAACGCGCTTGTCGCCCTGCAACCCGAACGCGGCGCGATTGCGGCGCGCGATACCGACTACCACGATCTCGCCCGCGTCCCCCGTCACAGCTATGTCGCGTTTTATCTGTGGTTGCGCGCGCAGGGCCATCACGCCTTGGTCCACATCGGGGCACATGGCACGCTCGAATGGCTTCCGGGCAAAGCGGTGGCCCTATCGGACGAGTGCTGGCCCGAAGTGCTGACCAGGGATTTGCCTGTCATTTATCCCTTCATCGTCAACGATCCCGGCGAAGCGGCGCAGGCCAAACGCCGCATCGGTGCGGTGACGCTGGGCCACGTGCCGCCACCGCTCAAGGACAGCGAAACGCCCGATGCCCTGATCCGGCTGGAGCGACTGCTCGATGAATACTCGACCGCTGACGGGCTCGACCCGGCCCGCCGCGACCGTTTGGTGCAAACCATCCGGGACGAGGCGAAATCCGCCGGTGTAGAGACTGATCTTGGCCTCACCGCCGACGCCTGCGAGGCCGAAGCAATCACCCGCATCGACCGGTTCGTCTGTGACATTAAGGAAAGCCAGTACGGCGACGGGCTGCACATCTACGGCACCGCCGATGGCGAAACCGATGGCTTGCTGACCGCGCTCGACGGGCGGCGTGTCGCCGCTGGCCCGTCCGGTTCGCCCTACCGGGGCCGCTCCGATGTCCTGCCGACGGGTCGCAATCTGTTCTCGGTCGATCCCCGTGCCGTTCCGTCCCGCGCCGCTTACGCACAGGGCGTGAAACTGGCCGAAGAACTGCTCCGGCGCCATTTGCAGGACAACGGGGATTGGCCCCGCGGGCTGGTCATTGACCTGTGGGGCTCCGCCACCATGCGCACCGCGGGCGAAGAGGTCGCGATGGCCATGCATCTGGCAGGTATCGCGCCCAAGTGGGACGACGGGTCCGAACGGGTATCGGGTTTTGACGTCCTGCCGCTCACCGTGCTCGACCGGCCCCGCATCGACGTGACCCTGCGCATCTCGGGTCTGTTCCGTGATGTTTTCCCAAATCTCGGTGGTTTGTTCGAAGCGGCAACCACGGCCCTTGCCGACCGCGAAGAAGCCGCCGACATGAACCCCTATAAAATACAGGCCTCCCGTGTATTCGGCCCTAAACCGGGGCTTTATGGCCTGAACATGGACGCGGCCTTGCAGGATTATTCCGATGCCGGGCGTTCTGCCGCCGGTGAGGCGTGGCTCAAAGGTTCGGAATGGGCGCTCGACGCCAAGGGTGGCGCGCATCACGATCGTGCGGGGCTGGAAACGCGGTTGCGGCAGGCCGATGGGTTTGCGCACATGCAGGATCTCACCGAAACGGACGTTCTGCTTTCCTCCGACTACGCCACGCACGAAGGCGGCTTTGCCGCTGCCATGGCGCATCTGGGGGCCGAAACCCCCGCCATGTACCATGTCGACAGCACCCGTGTCGGGGCCCCGCGCGCACGCTCCATGCCCGAAGAAATTGCCCGTGTCGTCCGCGCCCGCGCCGCAAATCCCGACTGGGCCAATGGCATGATGCGCCACGGTTTTCGCGGCGGCGCCGAAATCGCCGCCACGCTCGATAACATGGCCGCCTTTGCGCATTTGACCCGCGCCGTGCCTGCGCATTTGTTTGACCTCTACTACGACGCGACGCTGGGCCGCGATGACCTTATCGCCTTTTTAGAGACTGAAAACCCCGTCGCGCTCGCCGAAATGCGTGCCCGCTTCGCCGCGCTGCGCGATGCCGGGTTGTGGGTGACACGGCGCAATTCCATCTCTGCCGCACTGGAGGCCGCCGAATGA
- a CDS encoding metal ABC transporter permease → MIDTLLLPFSYGYMFNAMWVSALVGAVCAFLSAYLMLKGWSLIGDALSHSIVPGVAGAYMLGLPFALGAFAAGGLAAGAMLFLNQRSGLKEDTIIGLIFTSFFGLGLFMVSLSPTSVSVQTITMGNILAITPEDTLQLAIIGFVTLAILLAKWKDLMVTFFDENHARSIGLRPGVLRVVFFTLLSASCVAALQTVGAFLVIAMVVTPGATAYLLCDRFPRLLVVSVSIGALTSFAGAYLSFFIDGATGGIIVSLQTLIFLAVFFLAPRHGYLAAKRKAAAALGAP, encoded by the coding sequence GTGATCGACACGCTGCTCTTGCCGTTCAGCTACGGCTACATGTTCAACGCCATGTGGGTCAGCGCGCTGGTCGGGGCGGTCTGCGCCTTCCTGTCGGCCTACCTGATGCTGAAAGGCTGGTCGCTGATCGGCGATGCGCTGAGCCATTCGATCGTGCCGGGCGTGGCGGGGGCCTATATGCTGGGCCTGCCCTTCGCGCTGGGCGCTTTTGCGGCGGGCGGACTGGCCGCGGGGGCGATGCTGTTTCTCAACCAACGCTCGGGGCTGAAGGAAGACACGATCATCGGCCTGATCTTTACCTCCTTCTTCGGATTGGGGCTGTTCATGGTGTCGCTGTCGCCCACATCGGTCAGCGTGCAGACGATAACCATGGGCAATATACTGGCCATCACGCCCGAGGACACGCTGCAACTGGCGATCATCGGATTCGTGACGCTGGCGATCCTGCTGGCCAAGTGGAAGGACCTGATGGTTACCTTCTTTGACGAAAACCACGCGCGGTCCATCGGGCTGCGGCCCGGAGTGCTGCGGGTCGTGTTCTTCACGCTGCTGTCGGCGTCCTGCGTCGCCGCGTTGCAGACGGTTGGCGCGTTTCTGGTCATCGCGATGGTAGTGACACCGGGAGCGACGGCCTACCTGCTGTGCGACCGGTTCCCGCGCCTGCTGGTCGTCAGCGTCAGCATCGGGGCCCTGACCAGCTTTGCGGGGGCCTACCTGAGCTTTTTCATTGATGGTGCCACCGGCGGGATCATCGTGAGCCTGCAGACGCTCATTTTCCTTGCGGTGTTCTTTCTGGCCCCCCGGCATGGCTATCTGGCCGCCAAACGCAAAGCGGCCGCCGCCCTCGGGGCACCGTGA
- a CDS encoding Fur family transcriptional regulator, giving the protein MAETDKTEKMAAALRKAGIRVTRQRVALLAVLADAADHPDAVELHERARAIEPSVSLATVYRTLSVLEDEGVVHRHSFEGGGARFETTQQDHHDHILDVDTGEVIEFSSDKIEQLQDAIARELGYEVVHHKLELYCRKIGAS; this is encoded by the coding sequence ATGGCAGAGACCGACAAGACCGAAAAGATGGCTGCCGCCCTGCGCAAGGCCGGTATCCGTGTCACGCGGCAACGGGTGGCGCTTCTGGCGGTGCTGGCGGATGCGGCGGATCACCCCGATGCCGTCGAGCTGCACGAACGCGCCCGGGCGATTGAGCCGTCGGTGTCGCTGGCGACGGTCTACCGGACCCTGTCGGTGCTCGAGGACGAAGGCGTCGTGCACCGACACAGCTTTGAAGGCGGGGGCGCGCGGTTCGAAACAACGCAGCAGGACCACCACGACCACATCCTCGACGTGGACACCGGCGAAGTGATCGAATTCAGCTCGGACAAGATCGAACAGCTGCAAGACGCGATCGCGCGCGAACTGGGCTACGAAGTGGTCCACCATAAGCTCGAGCTTTATTGCCGCAAGATCGGGGCCTCCTAG
- the cobW gene encoding cobalamin biosynthesis protein CobW: protein MSDLSKIPVTVITGFLGAGKTTLIRHLMQNAGGRRLAVLVNEFGTVGVDGDILKSCAIPDCPAENIVELANGCICCTVADDFIPTIEALMALPTRPDHILIETSGLALPKPLLKAFDWPAIRSKITVDGVIALADAEAVAAGTFAADVAAVDAQRQADESLDHETPLSEVFEDQISCADIVLMSKADLAGSDGLAKARTVIEAESPRQIPILEMTEGVIDPNVVLGLDAKAEDDLAARPSHHDGHDDHEHDDFDTIVIPMPEIADPAALVSQIKRLATEQRVLRVKGYVAVEGKPMRMLVQAVGARVRHQYDRPWGSDMRHGALVVIAEHDHIDPDKIREVLGA, encoded by the coding sequence ATGAGCGATCTGTCCAAAATCCCCGTCACCGTCATCACCGGCTTTCTCGGTGCCGGCAAAACCACTCTGATCCGCCACTTGATGCAGAACGCGGGCGGTCGCCGTCTCGCCGTTCTGGTCAACGAATTCGGGACTGTCGGCGTGGACGGCGATATCCTGAAATCCTGCGCGATCCCCGATTGCCCCGCCGAAAACATCGTCGAACTGGCCAATGGCTGCATCTGCTGCACCGTCGCCGATGACTTCATCCCCACGATCGAGGCGCTGATGGCCCTGCCCACGCGTCCCGACCACATCCTCATCGAAACCTCCGGTCTTGCCCTGCCCAAACCGTTGCTCAAGGCGTTCGACTGGCCCGCCATCCGCTCCAAGATCACGGTCGATGGTGTCATCGCACTGGCCGACGCCGAAGCAGTCGCCGCGGGCACATTCGCCGCAGATGTCGCCGCCGTCGACGCGCAGCGGCAAGCCGACGAAAGCCTTGATCACGAAACACCCCTGTCCGAAGTGTTCGAAGACCAGATCTCCTGCGCCGACATCGTGCTGATGTCCAAGGCCGATCTCGCCGGCAGCGACGGTCTGGCCAAGGCCCGGACCGTCATCGAAGCCGAAAGCCCCCGCCAGATCCCCATTCTCGAAATGACCGAGGGCGTCATCGACCCCAACGTTGTGCTGGGCCTCGATGCCAAGGCCGAAGACGATCTGGCCGCGCGCCCGTCCCACCACGATGGCCATGACGATCACGAACACGATGACTTTGACACCATCGTGATCCCCATGCCCGAAATCGCCGATCCTGCAGCGTTAGTGTCGCAGATCAAACGGCTCGCCACCGAACAGCGGGTGCTGCGCGTCAAGGGCTACGTCGCCGTCGAAGGCAAACCGATGCGGATGTTGGTGCAGGCCGTCGGCGCGCGCGTGCGCCACCAGTACGACCGTCCCTGGGGCAGCGATATGCGCCACGGCGCGCTTGTGGTGATTGCCGAACACGACCACATCGACCCCGACAAAATCCGCGAGGTCCTTGGCGCCTGA
- a CDS encoding DMT family transporter, which translates to MPHKRRMRTDRTALAIACMLMSLTLFDAMGLIIKHLSPRYGVAELSAWRNLFGMIPTLIVLYAARDWHARGRIWRLRQWRLAVGRGVILVFAQFAFYMSLGILSFATASTITYSSALFMTAFAVPLLGERVGALRWSAVLVGFVGVIWIIRPGSDSVSWAALLPLFAAACYALTGVTARLMDDDVPTPLINLYSTGVAAIGSVVLTLFMGGFSPVASLSDLMWICAMGAFGGCAVLLLIVAYRMTEQSNLAPFSYFGIPLAFVLGWLFFDESPWAELFPGALLIAAGGLLIIWRERRLARD; encoded by the coding sequence ATGCCGCATAAGCGTCGGATGCGAACGGACCGGACTGCCCTTGCGATTGCCTGCATGCTGATGTCGCTCACGTTATTCGATGCGATGGGGCTGATTATCAAACATTTGTCGCCGCGTTACGGTGTGGCGGAGCTGTCGGCGTGGCGCAATCTGTTCGGGATGATTCCCACTCTGATCGTGCTGTATGCCGCGCGCGACTGGCACGCCCGCGGGCGCATCTGGCGGCTGCGTCAGTGGCGGCTGGCGGTCGGACGCGGTGTGATCCTCGTTTTTGCCCAATTCGCTTTCTACATGTCGCTGGGGATCCTGAGTTTTGCGACTGCCAGCACCATCACCTATTCCAGCGCGCTTTTCATGACAGCCTTTGCCGTGCCGTTGCTGGGCGAGCGTGTCGGAGCGCTGCGCTGGAGTGCGGTACTCGTGGGATTTGTCGGGGTGATCTGGATCATCAGGCCGGGCAGTGACAGCGTGTCATGGGCCGCGCTCTTGCCGCTGTTTGCGGCCGCTTGCTATGCCCTGACCGGCGTGACCGCGCGGTTGATGGATGACGACGTGCCGACCCCCCTGATTAACCTTTATTCCACCGGCGTTGCCGCCATCGGCAGTGTGGTCCTGACCCTGTTCATGGGCGGGTTTTCCCCCGTCGCCTCGCTCTCCGATCTGATGTGGATATGCGCCATGGGTGCCTTTGGCGGATGTGCGGTTTTGTTGCTGATCGTGGCCTACCGGATGACCGAGCAGAGCAATCTCGCGCCGTTCAGCTATTTCGGGATTCCGCTGGCGTTTGTGCTGGGGTGGCTGTTTTTCGACGAAAGCCCGTGGGCGGAGCTGTTTCCCGGGGCGCTGTTGATCGCGGCGGGCGGTTTGCTGATCATCTGGCGCGAACGCCGGTTGGCCCGCGACTAG
- a CDS encoding metal ABC transporter substrate-binding protein encodes MQHSLKRVFLALVLTCTAGVAAADDRFKAVTTFTVIADMARNVAGDAAIVESITKPGAEIHGYSPTPRDIIRAQDADLILWNGLNLELWFEQFFANLREVNSVVISDGIDPISITEGEYDGKPNPHAWMSVASALIYIDNIRDAFMAGDPENAGIYIANAEAYKQRITETIAPLREKILQVPEAQRWLATCEGAFSYLIRDFEMKELYLWPMNADQQGTPQQVRKVIDAVRDNDIPAVFCESTVSQSPAQQVARETGARYGGVLFVDSLTDADGPVPTYLDLLRVTSETIATGLSE; translated from the coding sequence ATGCAGCATTCCCTTAAGCGTGTTTTTCTGGCGCTGGTCCTGACGTGTACCGCCGGGGTGGCCGCGGCTGATGATCGTTTCAAGGCGGTGACCACCTTTACCGTCATTGCCGACATGGCGCGCAATGTCGCGGGCGATGCGGCAATCGTGGAAAGCATCACGAAACCCGGCGCCGAAATCCACGGCTATTCGCCGACCCCGCGTGACATCATCCGTGCCCAAGACGCCGATCTGATCCTATGGAACGGGCTGAACCTCGAGCTGTGGTTCGAGCAGTTCTTTGCAAACCTGCGCGAGGTCAACAGCGTGGTCATCAGCGACGGCATCGACCCCATCAGCATCACCGAAGGCGAATACGACGGCAAACCCAATCCCCACGCATGGATGAGCGTTGCTTCGGCGCTGATCTATATCGACAACATCCGCGATGCGTTTATGGCGGGCGACCCCGAAAATGCGGGCATCTACATCGCCAACGCCGAAGCCTATAAACAGCGCATCACCGAGACGATTGCCCCGCTGCGCGAAAAGATTCTGCAGGTGCCGGAGGCGCAGCGGTGGCTGGCCACCTGCGAGGGGGCGTTCAGCTATCTGATCCGCGATTTCGAGATGAAGGAGCTGTATCTGTGGCCGATGAATGCGGATCAGCAAGGCACGCCGCAACAGGTGCGCAAGGTCATCGATGCGGTGCGCGACAACGATATTCCGGCGGTGTTCTGCGAATCCACGGTCAGCCAGTCGCCCGCGCAACAGGTCGCCCGTGAAACCGGCGCGCGCTACGGCGGTGTGCTTTTTGTGGACAGCCTGACCGATGCGGACGGTCCGGTGCCGACCTATCTTGACCTGCTGCGCGTGACTTCGGAGACGATTGCCACAGGTTTGTCGGAATGA
- a CDS encoding manganese/iron ABC transporter ATP-binding protein, translated as MNETPTGISARDVTVTYRNGHTALRNATFEVPTGTITALVGVNGAGKSTLFKAIMGFVPAARGEITVLGLPVKQALARNIVAYVPQSEEVDWSFPVLVEDVVMMGRYGHMGFLRRPRAADHAAVSDALARVDMSDFRHRQIGELSGGQRKRVFLARALAQEGQVILLDEPFTGVDVKTEDAIVALLRDMRDEGRVMLVSTHNLGSVPEFCDRTVLVKETVLAYGPTQTTFTHANLERAFGGVLRHFVLGGSDLHDDDDARSIRVITDDERPFVVYGEEPDKEHAE; from the coding sequence ATGAATGAAACGCCCACAGGCATCAGCGCACGCGATGTGACCGTCACCTACCGCAACGGCCACACGGCCCTGCGCAATGCCACCTTCGAGGTGCCCACCGGCACGATCACGGCACTGGTGGGCGTGAACGGCGCCGGCAAATCGACCCTGTTCAAGGCGATCATGGGCTTCGTGCCCGCCGCACGGGGAGAAATCACGGTCCTCGGCCTGCCCGTGAAACAGGCACTGGCCCGCAACATCGTGGCCTATGTGCCGCAGTCCGAAGAAGTCGACTGGTCCTTTCCCGTGCTGGTCGAGGATGTGGTGATGATGGGGCGTTACGGCCATATGGGGTTCCTCAGAAGGCCGCGCGCGGCCGATCATGCCGCGGTGAGCGATGCACTGGCGCGGGTCGATATGTCGGACTTTCGGCACCGCCAGATCGGGGAGCTGTCCGGCGGCCAACGCAAACGGGTCTTTCTGGCGCGCGCGCTGGCACAGGAGGGGCAGGTCATTCTGCTGGATGAGCCTTTCACCGGTGTGGACGTCAAAACCGAAGACGCGATTGTCGCCCTGCTGCGCGATATGCGAGACGAAGGGCGCGTCATGCTGGTGTCGACGCACAACCTCGGCTCTGTCCCGGAGTTTTGCGACCGTACGGTGCTGGTCAAGGAAACGGTGCTGGCCTATGGGCCCACGCAGACGACCTTTACCCACGCCAATCTGGAACGGGCCTTTGGCGGGGTGCTGCGCCACTTCGTGCTTGGCGGCTCCGATCTGCACGACGACGACGACGCACGGTCAATCCGGGTCATTACCGATGACGAGCGCCCCTTTGTCGTCTACGGCGAAGAGCCGGACAAGGAGCACGCGGAGTGA
- a CDS encoding DUF1636 domain-containing protein yields the protein MTATLYVCTTCKAGETHEDDSQRPGARLHRALSALETPQDVQIVAVECLSACKAGAAVALSQPGKWTYVYGHMTDADAPDILTGAAAYAATDDGLVPWRERPVIFRKQSLARIPALKLPAEAAE from the coding sequence ATGACCGCCACGCTTTATGTCTGCACCACCTGCAAGGCCGGTGAGACACACGAAGACGACAGCCAGCGCCCCGGTGCCCGCCTGCACCGCGCGCTCAGCGCGTTGGAAACGCCGCAGGACGTGCAGATCGTCGCGGTGGAATGCCTGTCGGCCTGCAAGGCCGGTGCCGCCGTGGCTTTGTCACAGCCCGGCAAGTGGACCTACGTCTACGGCCACATGACCGACGCCGACGCGCCCGACATTCTGACCGGTGCCGCCGCCTATGCCGCCACCGACGACGGGCTGGTGCCCTGGCGCGAACGCCCCGTGATTTTCCGCAAGCAAAGCCTTGCCCGTATTCCCGCCCTCAAACTCCCAGCGGAGGCCGCCGAATGA